The Streptomyces sp. NBC_00236 DNA window ACGACCCGGGTCGTTTGCGTACCGGGGTGCACACGCCATTTTTGAGGAGTCTCCCCGGAGGGACCCCACCCCCACCCACCGGACAGGGGCGTGCCGCACCCGGCGGAGCACCCGTACCCGGAAGACCCGGTAGCTTCGGGGCGCACACTTGGCGGCACGGGGTACGCGTAAACCGGACGACGGATGAGGGAGTCACGGCGTGAGCATGAATGCGACCGAGGGGGCCGACCCATTCGGAACCGCGCGGCTGCGACGCGGCGTGCTCGATGCCTGGGGCGCCGGCCCCGCCCGCTTCCGTGAGGACGCCAACGCCGAGGAGGACCTCGCGCTCGGCGGCTACCGCGACCGCCTCGTCGTCGAACTGGCCCAGAACGCCGCCGACGCCGCGGCCCGCGCCCATGTGCCCGGCCGGCTCCGGCTCACCCTGCACCCGGCGACGGCGACCGCCCCCGCGGTCCTCGCCGCCGCGAACACCGGCGCACCCCTGGACGCCACCGGCGTGGAGTCGCTGTCCACCCTGCGGGCCTCCGCCAAGCGTGAGGGGCATGACGGGGCCGTCGGCAGGTTCGGCGTCGGGTTCGCCGCCGTCCTCGCCGTGAGCGACGAGCCGGCCGTCGTGGGCCGGCACGGAGGCGTGCGCTGGTCCCTCGCCGAGGCCCGGGACCTCGCCCGCGAGGCGGCCGTCGGCAGCCCCGGCCTCGGCGACGAACTGCGCCGCCGCGACGGACACGTACCGCTGCTGCGCCTCCCGCTGCCCGCCGAGGGCACCGCACCCGACGGCTACGACACCGTCGTCATCCTGCCGCTGCGCGACGGCGTCGCCGAGGACCTGGTCGGCCGGCTGCTCGGCGCGATCGACGACGCCCTGCTCCTGACCCTGTCCGGCCTGGACGAGATCGTCGTGGAAACCCCGGACACCGTACGGACGTTGCGCCGCTCGCAGCACGGCCCGTACACGCACGTCGAGGACTCCGGGCACGGCACGAACCGCTGGCGGACCGTCACCCACCAGGGTCCGGTCGAGCCCGCCCTGCTCGCCGACCGCCCGCTGGAGGAACGGCTGCGCCCGCACTGGTCGGTGACCTGGGCGGTCCCCGTGGACGCGGAGGGCGCCCCGGTCCAGCCCCGCACGGCCCCCGTCGTGCACGCCCCGACGCCCACCGACGAACCGCTCGGCTTTCCCGCGCTGCTCATCGCCTCGCTGCCGCTGGACACCACCCGCCGGCACCCCGCGCCCGGTCTGCTCACCGATTTCCTGGTGCAGCGCGCGGCCGACGCGTACGCGGAACTGCTCGCCGACTGGCAGCCGGTGACCGTCGCGACGATCGGGCTCGTGCCCGGGCCGCTCGGCAAGGGCGAACTGGACGGCGCGCTGCGGGGCGCCGTACTGGAGCGGCTGCCCCGGGTCGCGTTCCTGGAACCGGCCGCCCCGCGCGACCCCGCCGCCGAACCCGACCGGTGGGACAGCTGGGACGCGGGGACGGAGAGCGCCCGCAAGGCCACCACCGCGCTGCGGCCGATCGAGGCCGAGGTGCTGGAGGGGGTCGGCGCCGAGACCGTCGCCGTGCTGGCCGAGGTGCTGCCGTGCCTGCTGCCCGCGGGACTTGAGCGCCGCGTCGAACTGCGGACACTCGGCGTCGCCCGGGTGCCGCTGACCGAGGCGATCGACCGGCTCGCGGGTCTGGAACGCGACCCGGGCTGGTGGCGGCGGCTGTACGACAGCCTGGCCGGTGTCGAGCCGGACCGGCTCTCCGGCCTTCCGGTGCCGCTCGCCGGCACGGAGTCCCAGGGCCCGGACCCCGACGCGCCGGCCGTCCCGCGGACGACGATCGGGCCCCGGCAGATCCTGCTCCCGCTGCCCGACGCGCTGACCGGTCCCGTCCTGGACCGGCTCGGCCGGCTCGGGCTGAAGGTCGCGCATCCGGACGCCGCGCACCCGCTCCTGG harbors:
- a CDS encoding sacsin N-terminal ATP-binding-like domain-containing protein, whose translation is MNATEGADPFGTARLRRGVLDAWGAGPARFREDANAEEDLALGGYRDRLVVELAQNAADAAARAHVPGRLRLTLHPATATAPAVLAAANTGAPLDATGVESLSTLRASAKREGHDGAVGRFGVGFAAVLAVSDEPAVVGRHGGVRWSLAEARDLAREAAVGSPGLGDELRRRDGHVPLLRLPLPAEGTAPDGYDTVVILPLRDGVAEDLVGRLLGAIDDALLLTLSGLDEIVVETPDTVRTLRRSQHGPYTHVEDSGHGTNRWRTVTHQGPVEPALLADRPLEERLRPHWSVTWAVPVDAEGAPVQPRTAPVVHAPTPTDEPLGFPALLIASLPLDTTRRHPAPGLLTDFLVQRAADAYAELLADWQPVTVATIGLVPGPLGKGELDGALRGAVLERLPRVAFLEPAAPRDPAAEPDRWDSWDAGTESARKATTALRPIEAEVLEGVGAETVAVLAEVLPCLLPAGLERRVELRTLGVARVPLTEAIDRLAGLERDPGWWRRLYDSLAGVEPDRLSGLPVPLAGTESQGPDPDAPAVPRTTIGPRQILLPLPDALTGPVLDRLGRLGLKVAHPDAAHPLLEKLGALPATPRAVLTTPQVRAAVAGSLDAGEIWDEDALDGDELVETVLTLVRDADLAPGDEPWLGALALPDEDGELAPAGELVLPGSPFAAIMREGELALCDEELAGRWGEQPLTACGVLATFALVRATDVVLDPDELEPRDSDFAEPDDAGLLDAVDVWCEDILDQLPDTPVPPVATEIVAVRDLDLVDDDAWPQALALLARPPLRDALTQPVRVLLPDGTTQSVRPYTAWWLRDHPVLDGRRPAGLRAHGGDPRLAGLYDSADATGFDDAQVLRALGVRTSVAALLDEPGGAAELLGRLADEDRPVGPVQLHSLYTALAELDPEQVTLPDELRAVVDGEVRVVDAADAMIADAPDLLPLTGGVALLPVAPSSAAELAELFQVRRLGESVEAEVTSEGEEHQVPGPVRILLGPGTPDTYVEHGELRAGGVELDWRRTPDGVVHAATLEGVAAGLAWAAGQWPRRFEVAALLEDPSRTDELARDRWFD